From Bdellovibrio bacteriovorus, a single genomic window includes:
- the rnc gene encoding ribonuclease III has protein sequence MTNLETRLGYTFKNQALLQRALTHKSYANELKNATEHNEKLEFLGDAVLDLVVGEFLFEKFPEDTEGGLSKKRASIVNEEVLSELALDMELNKLMHLGKGETMTGGAQKPRLIASSFEAIVGAMYLDGGFEAAKKFIRSEFTKLTEKVCGTEDFERDYKTRLQELVQKSLKETPRYEVLAEEGPPHDRQFLVCVKIKDDVWAQGRGRSKKNAEQSAAKQALEMKYKETN, from the coding sequence GTGACAAATCTTGAAACGAGGCTAGGGTACACTTTTAAAAACCAAGCCCTCTTGCAACGAGCTTTGACTCATAAGAGTTACGCGAACGAACTTAAAAACGCGACCGAGCATAACGAGAAATTAGAATTTCTGGGTGACGCGGTTTTGGATTTAGTGGTCGGGGAATTCCTTTTTGAAAAGTTCCCGGAAGACACTGAAGGCGGGCTTTCAAAAAAGCGCGCCAGCATCGTGAATGAAGAAGTTCTTTCTGAACTCGCGCTGGACATGGAATTAAATAAACTTATGCATCTAGGAAAAGGCGAGACAATGACCGGGGGAGCACAGAAGCCCCGACTTATTGCCTCTTCTTTTGAAGCCATCGTCGGTGCGATGTACTTAGATGGTGGATTCGAGGCGGCCAAAAAATTTATCCGCAGCGAATTCACGAAGCTCACTGAAAAAGTGTGCGGCACTGAAGATTTTGAACGAGATTATAAAACGCGCCTTCAAGAACTGGTGCAAAAGTCCCTCAAAGAAACACCTCGCTACGAGGTCTTAGCTGAAGAAGGACCGCCTCATGACCGACAGTTCTTGGTGTGTGTGAAGATTAAAGATGATGTTTGGGCCCAGGGGCGAGGGCGCAGTAAAAAGAATGCAGAGCAATCTGCGGCAAAACAAGCCCTGGAAATGAAGTATAAGGAGACGAATTAA
- the mtaB gene encoding tRNA (N(6)-L-threonylcarbamoyladenosine(37)-C(2))-methylthiotransferase MtaB, with amino-acid sequence MDHSVKYQVHTFGCKVNTYDTGLIQKNLNANGFAPIVSGEKNARVHVLNTCAVTAEATKEALRYIRRLKVKDPFCTIVVTGCAAQVDTGSFSNLPGADLVVANSHKGSLPDLLNKHFRGELTEKVFKSNIFKKEDLEAGGGIEKHHTRTFLKIQDGCNSFCTYCIIPYARGKSRSISVADLVNRVNELYAEGSREVVLTGVHIGDYEDEVGGKKYVMEDLIENLLVRTKMPRFRLSSLEPVEVSERLLELYQDPRMCPHFHMSIQSANTDVLFHMKRKYTQEDVVKSLNAIAKKVPGSFVGMDVIVGFPTETEEQFQDTYNTLAQTPWTKIHVFPYSERQGTRAAAMDVSVYPHIRAERAARLRELSLSRYTDLAKSQIGQTKKVLILKNAAKGGQGLSHDYWPVDILGADSFIDHWAGQEIDVKISGYDHSNKQHMEGHLLGEVVP; translated from the coding sequence ATGGATCACTCTGTGAAGTATCAAGTCCATACCTTTGGTTGTAAGGTGAATACTTACGACACGGGCTTGATTCAAAAGAATCTGAACGCCAACGGTTTTGCTCCGATTGTCTCTGGAGAGAAAAATGCGCGCGTTCATGTTCTTAACACGTGTGCGGTGACGGCCGAAGCTACGAAAGAAGCACTTCGCTATATTCGTCGTTTAAAAGTAAAAGATCCTTTCTGCACGATCGTTGTTACAGGCTGTGCGGCGCAAGTGGATACCGGGTCTTTTTCTAACCTTCCGGGTGCGGATTTGGTTGTTGCCAATTCTCATAAAGGATCTTTGCCAGATCTTTTAAACAAACACTTCCGCGGTGAACTTACAGAAAAAGTATTTAAGTCGAACATCTTTAAAAAAGAAGACTTAGAAGCTGGTGGTGGTATTGAAAAACATCACACTCGCACTTTCTTAAAGATTCAAGATGGCTGTAATAGCTTTTGCACTTACTGTATCATTCCGTACGCTCGCGGAAAGAGTCGATCGATCTCTGTTGCCGATCTAGTCAATCGCGTGAATGAACTTTACGCCGAGGGTTCTCGCGAAGTTGTCCTTACGGGCGTTCACATCGGTGATTACGAAGATGAAGTGGGCGGCAAGAAGTACGTGATGGAAGATTTAATCGAAAATCTTTTAGTGCGCACGAAAATGCCTCGCTTCCGTCTATCAAGTCTAGAACCTGTCGAAGTGTCTGAAAGACTTTTAGAGCTTTACCAAGATCCGCGTATGTGTCCTCATTTCCATATGAGTATTCAAAGTGCGAATACAGATGTGCTTTTCCATATGAAGCGCAAATACACGCAAGAGGATGTGGTGAAGTCTTTAAATGCGATTGCTAAAAAAGTACCGGGCTCTTTTGTCGGTATGGATGTGATCGTAGGATTTCCCACGGAAACCGAAGAACAGTTCCAAGACACTTACAATACTTTAGCGCAAACGCCTTGGACGAAAATCCACGTTTTTCCCTACAGTGAAAGACAAGGAACTCGTGCAGCGGCAATGGACGTCTCGGTTTATCCGCATATTCGTGCGGAGCGTGCGGCGCGCCTTCGTGAGCTAAGTCTTTCTCGTTATACAGATCTTGCGAAATCGCAAATCGGTCAAACCAAGAAAGTTTTGATTCTTAAGAATGCGGCAAAGGGTGGTCAGGGGCTCAGCCATGATTACTGGCCCGTGGATATTTTAGGGGCGGATAGCTTTATCGATCACTGGGCGGGCCAAGAGATCGACGTAAAGATTTCGGGCTACGACCATTCCAATAAACAACACATGGAAGGTCACTTGCTTGGTGAGGTGGTGCCGTGA